Proteins encoded within one genomic window of Babesia bigemina genome assembly Bbig001, chromosome : IV:
- a CDS encoding polyprenyl synthetase superfamily protein, putative produces the protein MLSCVSRLVALPAQGPAFSVLRCQRGNGDATTSIVTFLKHRKALFQTWKSPARMLPGKRCPCMLLRFIQQALEWRSTYERAIYLSKGVLRLDAAQIEAEKRRAAAELSAAESCMEERTLVEQNIEGFRQRILSQVFTDNDAVNEIAKYVLTSQSKLFRPRLGLMIARVISVCSYAGAQGVTTPTPDGWPESPIAPAESSDDVMERVLRLLQSYEIVHAGSLIHDDILDDAETRRRLQSVHLKVGTKLAVLVGDLMLTRACCTVANLGSQQPTVRMAKALENLIKGELMQVKPSNSVDDMMHVYLNKIFLKTASLIAECSASIANLFRLDAIDCHKWYLIGLHVGMAFQIYDDMLDYSRGNVDLGKPTLKDLSSGLITMPLLMALPDSRELASLIADDAIHEGNLDAVLSAVRNGQAFERSHCAMMLHLLEASNLLRAIDVSGTAPGSALSAPIQNLLCFVHDTLTRSKE, from the exons ATGCTCTCCTGCGTATCGCGCCTCGTCGCGCTACCTGCGCAAGGTCCAGCCTTCTCCGTGCTACGTTGCCAGCGAGGGAACGGCGACGCTACCACATCGATCGTGACGTTCCTAAAGCACCGGAAAGCGCTGTTTCAAACTTGGAAGTCTCCAGCCCGTATGTTGCCCGGGAAACGCTGTCCATGTATGCTGCTCAGGTTCATACAGCAGGCTCTTGAGTGGCGGTCGACATATGAGCGTGCAATATATCTATCTAAAGGTGTATTGCGTCTCGATGCAGCTCAGATCGAAGCTGAGAAGCGGCGAGCAGCAGCGGAACTTAGCGCAGCCGAATCATGCATGGAGGAACGGACTTTAGTGGAACAAAACATAGAGGGATTTCGCCAGCGTATCCTATCGCAAGTTTTCACGGACAACGATGCGGTGAACGAAATCGCAAAATATGTGCTCACATCGCAATCCAAGCTTTTCAGGCCCCGTCTCGGGCTCATGATCGCTAGAGTTATCTCAGTCTGCTCATATGCTGGCGCACAAGGTGTCACGACGCCAACACCGGATGGGTGGCCCGAATCGCCAATAGCCCCTGCTGAATCTTCAGATGATGTGATGGAACGAGTGCTCCGCTTACTTCAATCATACGAGATTGTGCATGCTGGAAGTTTGATCCACGACGACATACTGGACGACGCTGAGACCCGGCGGCGCCTACAGTCGGTTCACCTAAAGGTTGGCACGAAGTTAGCCGTACTTGTGGGCGACTTGATGTTGACACGTGCGTGCTGTACTGTGGCTAATTTGGGATCGCAGCAACCGACAGTGCGCATGGCCAAGGCGCTTGAGAACCTGATCAAG GGCGAATTGATGCAAGTAAAACCGTCCAACAGTGTCGATGACATGATGCACGTCTACCTCAATAAAATCTTCTTGAAGACAGCGTCCTTGATCGCGGAGTGCAGCGCTTCAATTGCAAATTTGT TCCGCTTAGATGCGATTGATTGCCACAAATGGTACCTTATCGGGCTCCACGTGGGCATGGCGTTCCAAATCTACGACGATATGCTCGACTACAGCAGGGGCAACGTTGACCTTGGCAAGCCTACATTGAAAGACTTGTCGTCG GGACTCATAACTATGCCTCTGCTGATGGCTCTGCCGGATAGTCGGGAGTTGGCATCCCTGATAGCGGACGACGCCATTCACGAGGGGAACCTAGATGCAGTCCTGTCCGCGGTACGAAATGGTCAGGCATTTGAACGCAGTCACTGCGCCATGATGTTGCACTTGCTCGAGGCATCTAACCTGTTGCGAGCAATCGACGTCAGCGGGACAGCACCAGGCTCTGCTCTGTCTGCCCCGATACAGAACCTTCTGTGTTTCGTCCACGACACGCTGACGCGCTCTAAAGAATAa
- a CDS encoding formin homology 2 domain containing protein, putative: protein MVDRDLGAPKAPAPGAENISFTDAVSSSRMVSSLLMNQDRNIQVARSFTRWEQGRESGASNDNNVNIFDSMVVETDRGYAAQSSPGSATNNTCLTYGNVMRRGSHANTSEIAEAGTSRYSLSTLGSSRGKQRGNSTPSDADSSMSSDIEINANMMSRKTALGALMRDRGKSVQRAKKMSANALDTYKAPSRLTSPRQPKTSTQPNTVPVAGGDAAAADNTTHRPPKLTHGKSPANLNETKGSTSPGKHEEKESSPTPGDTSSTNREDLFSKIKRAVTRDLSDDVRPPLIHSFANKILGMRTPWQLPMKERSLRNNVQQLISFFRVLERYVEDQVYRYGPSLHPRLDKVYNDVYAKIDQMFKKITDKGISQVDEPRRIAVVGNEVYDIGDHHPRGSPIYYQKFVIFDLSQDSSNFSNEHGDVFNRQVLSFPMNSRGLPSMSYLCSVTSAVLFWLDFYNRDNLVIFNYAALNYNMLLTFACSILASQPVATANEINQMITNSFDWRKKCRKVASGAAKATSDQMHQSELPQMIPIARWPPSYKRYMSYFLSLYATPVDFVVAQQFKLRHITLINCLLPGTDVTLEVYKVGPDAVEAANFQKRGNLECSKECARYSAVFYPKCACGGKERDGAMLIACSADYTVVSKSTKSKSGKHGYVGEVRFDFSLDAEGNRRNAVISGDVAIALIAVSMKQRKVIATYSFNTGFVSSDMIEVPKAELDIWDTSCAIQPQGQMTIAMESRPLYSGDSRNKSIPPAVITPPTSDVGVFMRHHVAKVSSDDAKALVNATGLSYDTCAFALKLCPRYIDAMAILSALFVPKKLKVEMENNLYRSPRSPTIEIPIVASLDSPRVDSARIYSPTGGLSRGYSVILTPGTSIGGMAPISRIGSFASGAGIGIDGGIAGYDVDPRIGLISTHAGAANRMGLVSHDSGLRPDTEGRDYFTDGNLGDSVDIGTPTGRRSRIARAACRSDPEALYDGGAEVGGIRSSHGRRSRVAGHTSQIADDLVSDSDGEAVEVGTVSGFSTRISGRRTHIDNEAIGDTEAVEVGTPSGFRSRISGRGTQIDNEAIGDGDDEVGDLGTPSGRTSRVTRPAYRIDNEALYERATEVGGVATSRSRSRIARGTVEIEGEATGDNGDEIVYIATPSGHRYRVPRSVQQISNEATDGMGSELGSTATLARGAALAGGVVADAATAMQDGVHATQLGTGSLKQDVGTRLRIATDVGKLGVETQAGIDNDGRIGGAYTLSNDSTVKIQRLANLKDVEGAESLTVDQVERILVESDGNMQLLLVDGTTRPVPNNSVSSLLQMFGPPQSHPYDHGKLVSQDGVPGGAEMLKRGGGIPSGAYPAKLASKAIPQGVPKASPPPPSADKAKSPPDELEPQAAATSPDAPVVKKLAPPKAKTVPSKLPPPSSKPKGAPAKSAAPPMKKGPPCKMKAAPPPPILKGKAAVAKKPPPLGVRLHWKPLNINAVKGTIFENLPKPSAEDKLFDSTLVKQLFSKATIKRQLTMKAPELKRQLLKEILDPKRAQNIGIILRFNNESQFDELIDALDNLKLDDPIVNIDNIFKIQSALPQGPEVSAFTAVLQSKADLSEFRDVEQKVFKIVKRDFMDDKVKVAHFALNYKTLLESINNQLGAFQRANEQIAGNEFLPIIMGGILQYGNFVNHGDDTVVQTPGFSLSSAIKLIDLKSADNSLSSMHYLVVNLVVKFPDLDFATFDKSLHHVFEAEKISANGVDELFDEIRDGLNFLLRLVERVPQDTVLYRKTKALIAESTEATGIASERHETVFEATRTTWRFLGEECKQGTSLDEIFRILADFMRCIKRVMNDIQQRPSKFIVAINDEEKRELYNSKFSLYFRACCGGNMEEDEGVDSDLELGIALSISQQASSESERPVLKTRRRRLLPPVAVCPRSKKLLRNVCLNDRAAARRIHGIIDAAFKTLHAVGDAEGDPSDPLDVDALELALLRLGFAVDEAQLQDMLRCYQHDGTAPASSQLAEFALYTRETVGNRNVESEWRPKGAGSRLPIERIDQGTFRDIFLDCNLRMENNGLIY from the exons ATGGTCGACCGCGACTTGGGGGCGCCGAAGGCGCCTGCGCCTGGCGCGGAAAACATATCCTTCACAGATGCTGTGTCTAGCTCAAGGATGGTGTCTTCGCTACTGATGAACCAGGATAGGAACATACAGGTGGCGCGTAGTTTCACCCGCTGGGAGCAAGGGCGTGAATCCGGAGCATCCAACGACAACAACGTGAACATTTTCGACTCCATGGTTGTAGAAACTGACAGGGGTTATGCTGCGCAGTCTTCTCCTGGCAGCGCGACAAATAACACGTGTCTCACGTACGGAAATGTCATGAGGCGTGGCTCCCATGCAAACACCAGTGAAATCGCAGAAGCTGGCACCTCGCGTTACTCACTCAGCACGCTTGGTAGTAGCCGGGGCAAACAACGTGGCAACTCTACCCCGTCGGACGCGGATTCCTCCATGTCCAGTGATATTGAAATCAATGCGAACATGATGAGTCGCAAAACTGCGTTGGGAGCCCTGATGCGTGACCGAGGTAAGAGCGTCCAGCGTGCGAAGAAGATGAGTGCGAACGCGTTGGACACGTACAAGGCTCCGAGCCGTTTAACCTCGCCAAGGCAGCCGAAGACATCAACGCAGCCAAATACAGTGCCCGTAGCTGGAGGCgatgcggcggcggcggacaATACGACGCATCGCCCTCCTAAGCTCACGCATGGTAAATCTCCAGCCAACCTCAACGAAACGAAGGGGTCAACCAGCCCCGGCAAACACGAGGAAAAAGAAAGCAGCCCTACTCCTGGAGACACAAGTAGCACCAATAGGGAAGACCTCTTTTCCAAGATAAAGCGTGCTGTTACCCGGGACCTGTCGGACGATGTACGCCCTCCGCTGATTCACTCCTTCGCAAACAAAATACTCGGCATGCGCACGCCGTGGCAGCTTCCAATGAAAGAACGCAGTCTGCGCAAcaacgtgcagcagctcatCAGTTTTTTCAGGGTGCTCGAACGGTACGTCGAGGATCAGGTCTACCGTTACGGTCCGTCGCTGCACCCGAGGCTGGATAAGGTTTACAACGACGTATACGCTAAGATTGACCAGATGTTCAAAAAGATCACGGACAAGGGCATATCTCAGGTGGACGAGCCTAGAAGAATCGCAGTTGTCGGTAATGAAGTGTATGACATTGGCGACCATCACCCAAGGGGCTCTCCAATTTACTACCAAAAGTTCGTCATTTTCGACCTGTCTCAAGACAGTTCCAATTTCTCTAACGAACACGGGGATGTGTTTAACAGGCAGGTTCTGAGTTTTCCCATGAACAGCCGCGGGTTGCCTTCGATGAGTTACCTCTGCTCCGTAACGTCAGCCGTCCTCTTTTGGTTGGACTTCTACAACAGGGACAACTTGGTCATCTTCAACTATGCTGCTCTGAATTACAACATGTTGCTGACGTTTGCGTGCTCAATTTTAGCATCGCAGCCCGTGGCAACGGCCAACGAAATAAACCAGATGATCACAAACTCTTTCGACTGGAGGAAGAAGTGTCGCAAGGTCGCCAGCGGAGCTGCGAAGGCCACTTCGGACCAAATGCACCAAAGCGAGCTGCCGCAAATGATTCCAATCGCTCGGTGGCCCCCCTCGTACAAGCGGTACATGAGCTACTTCCTCAGCCTTTATGCCACGCCGGTTGATTTCGTGGTTGCGCAACAATTCAAGTTAAGGCACatcaccctcatcaactgTTTACTGCCGGGTACCGACGTGACGCTGGAGGTCTACAAAGTCGGCCCAGATGCTGTAGAGGCTGCCAACTTCCAAAAGCGGGGTAATCTGGAGTGCAGCAAGGAGTGCGCCAGGTATTCCGCAGTTTTCTACCCCAAATGTGCGTGCGGCGGCAAAGAGCGAGATGGAGCCATGCTTATAGCGTGTTCTGCAGATTACACTGTGGTCTCGAAGTCAACGAAGTCCAAATCCGGCAAACACGGTTACGTTGGGGAGGTGAGGTTCGACTTCTCTCTTGATGCTGAAGGGAACAGACGGAATGCTGTGATATCGGGCGATGTCGCCATTGCGCTTATTGCGGTGTCCATGAAGCAGAGGAAGGTGATAGCTACGTACAGCTTCAATACGGGTTTCGTCAGCAGCGACATGATCGAAGTCCCCAAAGCTGAACTCGACATATGGGACACTTCCTGCGCCATTCAGCCGCAGGGCCAGATGACCATTGCCATGGAAAGCAGACCGCTGTACAGTGGTGATAGTAGGAATAAGTCAATTCCTCCTGCTGTTATAACCCCTCCAACGTCTGATGTCGGTGTTTTCATGAGACACCACGTGGCTAAGGTGTCTTCGGATGATGCGAAGGCACTTGTGAATGCCACTGGCCTCTCCTACGATACGTGCGCATTCGCACTCAAGCTGTGTCCAAGATACATAGATGCCATGGCTATTCTGAGCGCACTATTCGTCCCGAAGAAGTTGAAAGTTGAGATGGAAAACAATTTGTACCGTTCGCCTCGGTCGCCCACAATAGAAATACCGATTGTCGCATCTCTAGATTCACCGAGAGTGGATAGTGCGCGCATATACAGCCCTACGGGTGGACTGAGTCGTGGATATTCCGTTATATTGACGCCTGGCACCAGCATCGGGGGCATGGCACCCATTAGCAGAATTGGTAGCTTTGCATCTGGTGCTGGCATTGGTATCGACGGTGGTATCGCAGGCTACGATGTAGACCCTAGGATTGGACTGATTTCAACGCATGCCGGCGCAGCAAACCGAATGGGATTGGTAAGTCATGATTCTGGGTTGCGTCCTGATACAGAAGGCCGTGATTACTTTACGGATGGCAATTTGGGTGACAGCGTCGACATTGGAACGCCCACTGGTCGTCGATCTAGAATCGCACGGGCAGCGTGCCGCAGTGATCCTGAAGCTTTGTACGATGGGGGGGCTGAAGTAGGAGGCATACGCAGTTCCCATGGTCGTAGGTCTAGAGTCGCAGGACATACAAGCCAAATCGCTGATGACCTCGTCAGTGATAGTGATGGCGAAGCTGTAGAAGTTGGAACTGTGTCTGGATTTAGCACCAGAATTTCAGGAAGGCGAACCCATATAGATAATGAAGCAATAGGTGATACTGAAGCTGTAGAAGTTGGAACTCCGTCTGGATTCAGATCCAGAATCTCAGGAAGGGGAACTCAAATCGATAATGAAGCAATAGGTGATGGTGATGATGAAGTCGGAGATCTGGGAACACCGTCTGGGCGTACGTCCAGGGTTACACGACCCGCATACCGAATAGATAACGAAGCACTATACGAGAGGGCTACTGAAGTTGGAGGCGTGGCAACGTCTCGGAGCAGGTCTAGAATCGCGCGTGGCACAGTCGAAATTGAGGGTGAGGCTACAGGCGATAACGGAGATGAAATTGTATATATAGCAACTCCATCTGGTCACAGGTACAGAGTCCCACGGAGTGTACAGCAAATTAGTAATGAAGCTACGGATGGTATGGGAAGTGAACTGGGTTCCACCGCGACCCTTGCTCGTGGTGCTGCATTGGCGGGGGGCGTCGTAGCCGATGCGGCTACAGCAATGCAGGATGGCGTCCACGCAACACAATTAGGAACCGGCAGTCTAAAGCAAGATGTCGGAACGAGACTGCGCATCGCAACGGACGTTGGAAAACTAGGCGTTGAAACGCAGGCCGGAATCGATAATGATGGCAGGATCGGCGGGGCCTATACGCTGTCTAATGATTCGACTGTCAAGATACAAAGGCTTGCCAACTTAAAAGACGTTGAAGGTGCTGAAAGCCTTACTGTAGACCAGGTGGAGCGCATATTGGTGGAATCTGATGGCAAcatgcagctgctgttAGTGGATGGCACCACGAGGCCTGTGCCTAATAACAGCGTGAGCTCACTCCTGCAGATGTTCGGCCCCCCCCAAAGTCATCCGTATGATCATGGCAAATTGGTATCGCAAGATGGCGTCCCTGGGGGCGCAGAGATGCTGAAGCGGGGTGGTGGTATACCTTCGGGCGCATATCCAGCAAAGCTGGCATCGAAGGCAATACCACAAGGGGTGCCAAAAGCATCGCCTCCGCCACCTTCGGCTGATAAAGCAAAATCGCCTCCTGACGAGCTCGAGCCTCAAGCTGCAGCTACAAGCCCAGACGCTCCCGTCGTTAAGAAACTGGCTCCGCCGAAGGCCAAAACCGTGCCGTCCAAACTTCCTCCGCCATCGTCCAAACCGAAAGGCGCCCCTGCGAAATCCGCCGCCCCGCCCATGAAGAAGGGGCCGCCATGTAAAATGAAAGCTGCACCGCCGCCTCCGATTCTGAAGGGCAAAGCGGCAGTGGCCAAGAAGCCGCCCCCGTTGGGGGTGCGCTTACACTGGAAGCCTCTTAACATAAATGCCGTCAAAGGCACCATCTTCGAGAATTTGCCTAAACCGTCGGCGGAGGACAAACTGTTCGACTCAACCCTGGTCAAGCAGCTTTTCAGCAAGGCGACTATAAAGCGTCAACTTACCATGAAGGCGCCTGAGCTTAAGCGACAGTTGCTAAAGGAGATTCTAGATCCCAAGCGTGCGCAGAACATTGGTATCATTCTCCGGTTCAACAACGAGTCTCAGTTCGACGAGCTCATAGACGCTTTGGACAATCTGAAGCTTGATGATCCCATAGTCAACATCGACAACATATTCAAGATCCAATCTGCGCTGCCTCAGGGGCCTGAAGTCAGCGCCTTCACAGCCGTGCTACAAAGCAAGGCTGACCTATCGGAATTCAGGGACGTCGAGCAGAAGGTATTCAAAATTGTCAAGCGCGATTTTATGGATGACAAGGTGAAAGTGGCGCATTTCGCTCTGAACTACAAAACCCTTCTGGAGAGCATTAATAACCAGCTGGGTGCGTTCCAGCGAGCTAATGAGCAGATCGCCGGCAACGAGTTCCTGCCCATTATAATGGGAGGCATCCTGCAGTACGGCAACTTCGTTAACCAtggcgatgacacggtggTGCAGACTCCGGGGTTCAGCCTATCGTCGGCGATCAAGCTGATCGACCTCAAGTCCGCTGACAACTCCCTGAGTTCGATGCATTATCTGgtggtcaacttggtcgTCAAGTTCCCCGACCTTGACTTCGCTACGTTTGACAAGTCCCTCCACCACGTGTTTGAGGCGGAGAAGATCAGCGCCAACGGTGTGGACGAGCTTTTCGACGAGATCCGGGATGGACTTAACTTCTTACTGCGCCTCGTTGAACGGGTGCCCCAGGATACCGTGCTGTACCGCAAGACCAAGGCTCTCATAGCCGAGAGCACGGAAGCCACGGGCATTGCGAGCGAGCGCCACGAAACCGTGTTCGAGGCCACCAGGACTACGTGGCGCTTCCTCGGCGAGGAATGCAAGCAGGGCACATCGCTGGACGAGATATTCCGAATTCTCGCCGACTTCATGCGATGCATCAAACGCGTGATGAACGACATCCAGCAACGTCCGTCGAAgttcatcgttgccatcaacgACGAGGAGAAGCGTGAGCTCTACAACAGCAAATTCTCTC TTTATTTTCGCGCCTGCTGTGGCGGTAATATGGAGGAAGACGAGGGTGTGGATTCCGACCTGGAGCTCGGCATCGCGCTGTCGATCTCCCAGCAGGCCAGCAGCGAATCAGAGCGGCCGGTTCTGAAAACTAGGCGTCGCAGGCTGCTTCCGCCGGTGGCGGTGTGTCCGCGCAgcaagaagctgctgcgcaatGTGTGTCTAAACGACCGGGCTGCCGCCCGTAGAATCCACGGAATCATCGACGCGGCGTTCAAGACTCTCCACGCTGTAGGTGACGCCGAGGGCGATCCCAGCGACCCGCTCGACGTGGACGCGCTCGAGCTTGCGTTGTTGCGGCTGGGATTTGCGGTGGACgaggcgcagctgcaggacaTGTTGCGGTGCTACCAGCATGACGGCACCGCCCCCGCCTCGTCGCAGCTTGCCGAATTCGCCTTATACACGCGTGAAACTGTGGGTAATCGCAACGTGGAGTCAGAGTGGCGTCCCAAGGGCGCAGGCAGTAGGCTGCCCATAGAACGCATCGACCAAGGCACGTTCAGGGACATATTTCTAGACTGCAACCTTCGAATGGAAAACAACGGTCTAATATATTGA
- a CDS encoding ATP dependent DNA helicase, putative — protein sequence MALSSEEAQQRVSLMGAHVKALAHFFETFSAPSMVSEEESQQQIWGDRRYMNQLQDVKNCTSRLLKVHIGDIRQHFMKDTNERQVYEGVMLNTYRYLELMYAAADMCLENIEKSTSADNDSMLGPTGNGTDNSVIDSVDELRERRMRNSNLPVYLHSNYEIWLLPGEDDSVMKMKSVNADYIGALTLIEVDVTRVGLLKPRVQVATYECDSCHGHTYKAIQGPHFLPVSDCVECTTRNNARGTLKFHSRLSKFVKYQEIRVQEPLYHLADGELPKSLRCELFGELTQTLRPGDSALLYGILLPVVHNVFNPHRSTLLADKVFRVVSLQHQKKALDATTTSDSELARRIEVLRSDPDLYERLAYSIAPEIYGHDDVKKALLIQLVGGVTREKSDGGVIRGAIHILLLGDPGVAKSQLLKKACLISPRGVYTTGKGSSSTGMTAAIVKDPQTGETALEGGALVLADTGLCCIDEFDKMDDYDRSAIYEVMEQQTVSIAKAGHCSSMPARSAVLAAANPVNGVYDVRRSVFQNMNMPAALLTRFDLQFLMLDRVDRGKDAQLAEHVVDLIKGVAQEQRPKYEVVDKELMRSYITMAKQYEPTMSQEIIEKVSDWYVQARQQEQESEMYNDERFTYTTPRSMLAVLRICQALARIRFSNVVEMSDFEEAVRLTGQLRASLTEAMQDRMSSRRHTSTSEVMHLIRRRRDELRQQEGWDGWMLVRDIEQQVLASGLKRKDLVDAVARYTRLAVIILGRGDSQIAFPEDLQK from the exons ATGGCGCTGTCCTCGGAAGAGGCGCAACAGCGCGTTTCCCTGATGGGAGCGCACGTTAAAGCGCTTGCACATTTCTTTGAGACATTTTCGGCGCCGTCAATGGTGTCGGAGGAGGAGTCTCAACAGCAGATTTGGGGCGACCGTCGTTACATGAATCAGCTG CAAGATGTAAAGAACTGCACCAGCCGTTTACTGAAGGTACACATCGGCGACATCCGCCAG CACTTCATGAAGGACACCAACGAACGGCAAGTGTACGAGGGCGTCATGCTGAACACATACCGTTATCTGGAGCTGATGTATGCCGCGGCGGACATGTGTCTGGAAAACATCGAGAAGAGCACAAGTGCAGATAACGATTCTATGCTGGGTCCCACGGGCAATGGCACGGACAATAGTGTGATCGACTCTGTGGATGAGTTGCG AGAGCGCCGCATGAGAAACAGCAACTTGCCAGTCTACTTGCACTCCAACTATGAGATATGGCTGTTGCCGGGCGAGGACGATTCGgtgatgaagatgaagagTGTCAATGCGGACTACATTGGCGCTCTGACTCTGATAGAGGTCGACGTAACGCGCGTCGGCCTTTTGAAACCACGTGTCCAAGTGGCGACGTACGAATGTGACAGCTGCCATGGCCACACGTACAAGGCG ATACAAGGACCGCACTTCCTTCCAGTCAGCGACTGCGTCGAGTGCACCACGCGCAACAATGCAAGGGGAACCCTAAAGTTCCACTCACG TTTGAGCAAGTTCGTAAAGTACCAGGAGATCCGCGTGCAAGAGCCTCTTTATCACCTCGCTGATGGCGAGCTCCCCAAATCGCTCAGGTGCGAGCTATTCGGCGAGCTGACCCAAACTCTTCGCCCTGGAGACTCGGCGCTGTTGTATGGCATCCTGCTGCCGGTGGTGCATAATGTCTTTAATCCCCATCGCTCAACGTTGCTGGCGGACAAGGTCTTCCGTGTCGTTTCGTTGCAGCACCAAAAGAAGGCGTTGGACGCCACAACAACTTCAGACTCTGAGTTGGCCCGCCGCATAGAGGTTTTGCGCAGCGACCCTGATTTGTACGAGCGGTTGGCCTACTCCATCGCACCAGAGATTTACGGCCATGACGACGTGAAAAAGGCTTTGCTTATACAACTG GTTGGTGGCGTCACTCGGGAGAAATCGGACGGAGGTGTGATTAGGGGCGCCATTCACATCTTGCTGCTCGGGGACCCTGGTGTAGCGAAGAGCCAGCTGCTAAAGAAGGCTTGCCTCATATCCCCGCGTGGCGTATACACTACTGGAAAAGGAAGCAGTAGTACCGGTATGACGGCGGCCATTGTGAAGGACCCCCAAACCGGCGAGACCGCTCTGGAAGGCGGTGCACTCGTGCTGGCAGACACGGGTCTCTGCTGCATCGACGAGTTCGACAAAATGGACGACTACGACCGATCCGCTATATACGAGGTTATGGAACAGCAAACCGTTTCCATTGCGAAGGCGGGGCACTGCAGTTCCATGCCGGCGCGCTCGGCTGTGCTGGCTGCCGCCAATCCCGTAAATGGCGTGTACGACGTACGCCGTTCCGTCTTCCAGAACATGAACATGCCTGCGGCCCTGCTCACCCGTTTCGATTTGCAATTCCTCATGCTGGATCGTGTGGATCGTGGCAAGGACGCGCAGTTGGCGGAGCATGTGGTGGACCTGATAAAGGGCGTGGCGCAGGAGCAGAGGCCGAAGTATGAGGTGGTTGACAAGGAGCTTATGCGCTCCTACATCACAATGGCTAAGCAGTATGAGCCGACCATGTCGCAAGAAATTATCGAAAAGGTCTCCGATTGGTACGTGCAGGCGCGGCAGCAGGAGCAAGAAAGCGAGATGTACAACGATGAGCGCTTCACGTACACCACACCACGTAGCATGCTCGCCGTTCTACGTATATGCCAG GCCCTGGCTCGCATCCGTTTTAGCAATGTGGTGGAAATGAGCGACTTCGAAGAGGCGGTGCGGCTGACGGGGCAGCTGCGCGCGAGCCTCACGGAAGCGATGCAAGATCGCATGTCTAGCAGGCGCCACACTAGCACTTCGGAGGTGATGCACCTGATAAG GCGTCGCCGTGACGAATTGCGGCAACAGGAGGGATGGGATGGATGGATGCTAGTGCGCGACATAGAGCAGCAAGTTCTGGCGTCCGGCCTGAAGCGTAAGGACCTCGTCGATGCTGTGGCCCGGTACACGCGTCTCGCGGTGATCATCCTCGGTAGGGGCGATTCCCAAATCGCATTCCCCGAGGACCTGCAGAAATAG